DNA from Streptomyces luteogriseus:
CGATGGAGGCACCGTGGTCGCCGGTCTCAGGCACGGATCCCCCTGGGGATGGTCAGCCGTCCGATCAGGACGTACGCGGCGTCGAACAGCAGGGCCAGGATGATGATGCCGAGCGTGCCCGCGAGGACCTGGTTGAGCGCGTTGGCGCTGCCCAGCGAGGCGAGGCCGCGGAAGATGACGTTGCCGAGCCCGGGTCCCGAGGCGTACGCCGCGATGGCCGCGATGCCCATCAGCATCTGTGTGGAGACCCGGATCCCGGTGAGGATCGGCGGCCAGGCCAGCGGCAGCTCGACCCGCAGCAGCCGGGCCGGCCGGGACATCCCGATGCCCGTGGCCGCGTCCACCAGCGTCGGATCGACCCCGCGCAGCCCGACGATCGCGTTGCGCACCACCGGCAGCAGCCCGTACAGCGTCAGCGCGACCACCGTGGGCGGCACGCCGAGACCCACGATGGGGATGAGCAGACCGATCAGGGCGAGCGCCGGCACGGTCAGGATGGTGGCGGTCGTGGTGGTCGCGACGTTCCCCGCCCACTCGTTGCGGTAGCTGGCGACGGCGATCAGCACGCCGAGCACGGTCGCCACGACCATGCACTGGAAGACGGCGCTCGCGTGCTGATAGGCGTCCGTGAGCAGCTGCTGGTGCCGGTTGACCAGGTACTCCCAGAAGTTCACACGCGCTCACCCCTACATGTCAGGTCTCCTCCGCGGCCTGCTCCACGAGCGGGATGATCCGCAGCGGAACGGGGTTCTCCATGACGATCGCCGTGGAGGCCCGGACGATGCCATCAAAACCGACGACCCGGTCGATCACACGCTGGAGATCGGCGTTGGAGCGGGCCACGAGCCGGCACATCATGTCCCCGGTGCCGGTGGTGGTGTGCAGCTCCAGCACCTCCGGCACGGTCGCCAAGTGCGCCCGTACGTCGGGCCCTTGGCCCTGCCGGATCTGCAGCGTGGCGAACGCGGTGACGGGGTAGCCGAGCGCGGCCGGATCCACCTCGGGACCGAATCCGCGGATGACTCCGTTCGACTGAAGCCGGTCCAGTCGCGCCTGCGCGGTGCCCCGGGCCACCCCGAGCCGCCGGGACATCTCCAGCACCCCGATCCGCGGCTCCCGGGCGAGCAGCAGAATGATCCGGCCGTCCAGATGATCGATCGCCACAGCAGCCTCCCGGCATGGTCATCCTGTACAGAAATGCCGTCGATACGGCCGTATTGCTGAACAGATTGCCCAGCTGAAACGCAAACTATTGCGCACCTTGCCGAGCGGGGAGACCCTGCGGCTATGACGCAGACCACACACCACACTCCCGACACCGCCCGGCAGGCCGACCCCTTCCCGGTCAAGGGAATGGACGCGGTCGTCTTCGCCGTGGGCAACGCCAAGCAGGCGGCGCACTACTACTCCACCGCCTTCGGCATGAAGCTGGTCGCCTACTCCGGACCGGAGAACGGCAGCCGCGAGACCGCTGCGTACGTCCTGGAGAACGGCTCCGCCCGCTTCGTCCTCACCTCGGTCATCAAGCCCACCTCCGACTGGGGCCACTTCCTCGCGAAGCACGTGGCCGAGCACGGCGACGGTGTCGTCGACCTCGCCATCGAGGTCCCGGACGCCCGCGCCGCCTATGCCTACGCCCTGGAGCACGGCGCCCGTTCGGTCGCCGAGCCGTACGAGCGGAAGGACGAGCACGGCACGGTCGTCCTGGCCGCCATCGCCACGTACGGCGAGACCCGCCACACCCTCGTCGAGCGCTCCGGCTACGACGGCCCGTACCTGCCCGGCTTCGTCGCGGCCAAGCCGATGGTCGAGCCGCCCGCGCAGCGCACCTTCCAGGCGATCGACCACTGCGTCGGCAACGTCGAGCTCGGCAAGATGAACGAGTGGGTCGGCTTCTACAACAAGGTCATGGGCTTCACGAACATGAAGGAGTTCGTGGGCGACGACATCGCCACCGAGTACAGCGCGCTGATGTCCAAGGTCGTCGCCGACGGCACGCTCAAGGTC
Protein-coding regions in this window:
- a CDS encoding ABC transporter permease: MNFWEYLVNRHQQLLTDAYQHASAVFQCMVVATVLGVLIAVASYRNEWAGNVATTTTATILTVPALALIGLLIPIVGLGVPPTVVALTLYGLLPVVRNAIVGLRGVDPTLVDAATGIGMSRPARLLRVELPLAWPPILTGIRVSTQMLMGIAAIAAYASGPGLGNVIFRGLASLGSANALNQVLAGTLGIIILALLFDAAYVLIGRLTIPRGIRA
- a CDS encoding Lrp/AsnC family transcriptional regulator yields the protein MAIDHLDGRIILLLAREPRIGVLEMSRRLGVARGTAQARLDRLQSNGVIRGFGPEVDPAALGYPVTAFATLQIRQGQGPDVRAHLATVPEVLELHTTTGTGDMMCRLVARSNADLQRVIDRVVGFDGIVRASTAIVMENPVPLRIIPLVEQAAEET
- the hppD gene encoding 4-hydroxyphenylpyruvate dioxygenase; its protein translation is MTQTTHHTPDTARQADPFPVKGMDAVVFAVGNAKQAAHYYSTAFGMKLVAYSGPENGSRETAAYVLENGSARFVLTSVIKPTSDWGHFLAKHVAEHGDGVVDLAIEVPDARAAYAYALEHGARSVAEPYERKDEHGTVVLAAIATYGETRHTLVERSGYDGPYLPGFVAAKPMVEPPAQRTFQAIDHCVGNVELGKMNEWVGFYNKVMGFTNMKEFVGDDIATEYSALMSKVVADGTLKVKFPINEPAIAKKKSQIDEYLEFYGGAGVQHIALNTGDIVQTVRTMRAAGVEFLNTPDSYYDTLGEWVGETRVPIDTLRELKILADRDEDGYLLQIFTKPVQDRPTVFFEIIERHGSMGFGKGNFKALFEAIEREQERRGNL